In Pseudomonas alcaliphila JAB1, a single window of DNA contains:
- the malE gene encoding maltose/maltodextrin ABC transporter substrate-binding protein MalE — protein MNKMLLSAVAIGLAATLSHSLPAQAAIEEGKLVIWINGDKGYKGLAKVGERFTADTGIAVEVAHPDSATDKFQQAAATGNGPDIFIWAHDRLGEWAQSGLISPITPSAKTQDEIEDFAWEAVTYGGKLWGYPMAVEAIGLLYNKALVPTPPASFDEVLALNAELAKSGKRAILWDYNNTYFTWPLLAANGGYAFAAAEGGYDTSRTGVNNAGAKQGAQTLKALIDAGVMPKGADYSVAEAAFNKGESAMFISGPWAWANAKKSGIDFGVAPIPAVGDAPSRPFSGVMAAALNAASPNQALAVEFLENYLLQVEGLKTVSADVPLGAVPNKAYMAELASDPLIKATFDNAQLGQPMPNVPEMGAFWSAMAPALSNITSGRQTVDAALDDAAKRIAK, from the coding sequence ATGAACAAGATGCTGCTCAGCGCAGTTGCCATCGGCCTTGCCGCCACCCTGAGCCATTCCCTGCCGGCCCAGGCCGCCATCGAGGAAGGCAAGCTGGTCATCTGGATCAACGGCGACAAGGGCTACAAGGGCCTGGCCAAGGTCGGCGAGCGCTTCACCGCCGACACCGGCATCGCCGTCGAGGTGGCCCATCCGGACAGCGCCACCGACAAGTTCCAGCAGGCCGCCGCCACCGGCAACGGCCCGGACATCTTCATCTGGGCCCACGACCGCCTCGGCGAATGGGCGCAGAGCGGGCTGATCTCGCCGATCACCCCCAGTGCCAAGACCCAGGACGAGATCGAGGACTTCGCCTGGGAGGCGGTGACCTACGGCGGCAAGCTGTGGGGCTACCCGATGGCAGTCGAGGCCATCGGCCTGCTCTACAACAAGGCGCTGGTGCCGACCCCGCCGGCCAGCTTCGACGAGGTGCTGGCGCTCAACGCCGAGCTGGCCAAGTCCGGCAAGCGCGCCATCCTCTGGGACTACAACAACACCTACTTCACCTGGCCGCTGCTGGCCGCCAACGGCGGCTATGCCTTCGCCGCCGCCGAGGGCGGCTACGACACCAGTCGCACCGGGGTCAACAACGCCGGCGCCAAGCAGGGCGCGCAGACCCTCAAGGCGCTGATCGACGCCGGGGTGATGCCCAAGGGCGCCGACTACAGCGTCGCCGAGGCCGCCTTCAACAAGGGCGAGTCGGCCATGTTCATCAGCGGCCCCTGGGCCTGGGCCAACGCCAAGAAGAGCGGCATCGATTTCGGCGTGGCGCCGATTCCCGCGGTCGGCGACGCGCCGAGCCGGCCCTTCAGCGGGGTGATGGCCGCCGCGCTGAACGCCGCCAGCCCCAACCAGGCGCTGGCCGTGGAGTTCCTCGAGAACTACCTGCTGCAGGTCGAGGGGCTCAAGACCGTGAGCGCCGACGTGCCGCTCGGCGCCGTGCCGAACAAGGCCTATATGGCCGAGCTGGCCAGCGACCCGTTGATCAAGGCCACCTTCGACAACGCCCAGCTCGGCCAGCCGATGCCCAACGTGCCGGAGATGGGCGCCTTCTGGTCGGCCATGGCGCCGGCGCTGAGCAACATCACCTCCGGTCGGCAGACCGTGGACGCCGCGCTGGACGACGCCGCCAAGCGCATCGCCAAGTGA
- a CDS encoding alpha-amylase, whose protein sequence is MRRSSLPTSLTTLACVLLCQFASAEPQLQAWLDQRPVPLQWSNPAPQRYSVELELKAGELRLQAPNASGSAQPLALYRRQDWHAGSSLSLQISAPGRYRLMFQEDAQPHLRLLPLRENAPRSVCRAWQGEALSVAVGQVFADGEVLRDAYSGQLATVENGRVELTPAAHSDGLLLLEPAEASTEVKHDWRNATVYFVITDRFANGDTSNDRSYGRQPDGEQEIGTFHGGDLRGLTGKLDYLQQLGVNALWISAPFEQIHGWVGGGDKGDFRHYAYHGYYALDFTRLDANMGTEDELRELIAQAHARGIRVLFDVVLNHPGYSTLADMQALGFGALRSGMQQYLPPRWSDWQPESFENLHAYHNLIDYQHDAWRQWWGKDWVRADIADYDSPPSVLVDPRQGSLAFLPDFKTESQQPVSLPLFLLRKADTRAVPREGYRMRDYLVEWLSFWVREFGVDGFRADTVKHVELDSWAALRQAADKARAEWSAANPDDPMSGSPFWMVGEMFGHGPQASVYQDHGFDALINFDFQGELAARGSECLRQIEDGYRDYAELLANDTRHNFMSYASSHDTSLFFAEQGERLARQRGLAGALLLAPGAVQIYYGDESARPLGPTGSDPHQGTRSSMNWDAQQQAPIAELLTHWRLLGQFRARHPAIGAGRHQQLSTQPYAFARTLGKDRVVIVQGR, encoded by the coding sequence ATGCGCCGCTCTTCGTTGCCGACTTCGCTCACCACCCTGGCCTGCGTCCTGCTCTGCCAGTTTGCCAGCGCCGAGCCACAGCTGCAGGCCTGGCTGGATCAACGGCCAGTGCCGCTGCAATGGAGCAACCCGGCGCCGCAGCGCTACAGCGTCGAGCTGGAGCTGAAGGCCGGCGAGTTGCGTCTGCAGGCGCCCAATGCCAGCGGCAGCGCCCAGCCGCTGGCCCTGTACCGGCGTCAGGACTGGCACGCGGGCAGCTCACTCAGCCTGCAGATCAGCGCGCCCGGTCGCTATCGCCTGATGTTCCAGGAAGACGCTCAACCCCATCTGCGCCTGCTGCCGCTGCGCGAGAACGCGCCGCGCAGCGTCTGTCGCGCCTGGCAGGGCGAGGCGCTAAGCGTCGCGGTCGGCCAGGTGTTCGCCGACGGCGAGGTGCTGCGCGATGCCTACAGCGGCCAGTTGGCCACGGTGGAGAACGGCCGCGTCGAGCTGACCCCGGCGGCGCATAGCGACGGCCTGCTCTTGCTCGAGCCGGCCGAAGCGAGTACGGAGGTCAAGCACGACTGGCGCAATGCCACGGTGTATTTCGTCATCACCGACCGCTTCGCCAATGGCGATACCAGCAACGACCGCAGCTACGGACGCCAGCCCGACGGCGAGCAGGAGATCGGCACCTTCCATGGCGGCGACCTGCGCGGTCTGACCGGCAAACTCGACTATCTGCAGCAGTTGGGAGTCAATGCGCTGTGGATCAGCGCGCCCTTCGAGCAGATCCATGGCTGGGTCGGCGGCGGCGACAAGGGCGACTTTCGCCATTACGCCTACCACGGCTACTACGCCCTGGACTTCACCCGCCTGGACGCCAACATGGGTACGGAAGACGAGCTGCGCGAGCTGATCGCCCAGGCTCACGCCCGCGGCATCCGCGTGCTGTTCGATGTGGTGCTCAACCACCCCGGCTATTCGACCCTGGCCGACATGCAGGCGCTCGGCTTCGGCGCACTGCGCAGCGGCATGCAGCAGTACCTGCCGCCGCGCTGGAGCGACTGGCAGCCGGAGAGCTTCGAGAACCTGCACGCCTACCACAACCTGATCGACTACCAGCACGACGCCTGGCGCCAGTGGTGGGGCAAGGACTGGGTGCGCGCCGACATTGCCGACTATGACAGCCCGCCCAGCGTGCTGGTCGACCCGCGCCAGGGCTCGCTGGCCTTCCTCCCCGACTTCAAGACCGAGAGTCAGCAGCCGGTATCCCTGCCGCTCTTCCTGCTGCGCAAGGCCGACACCCGTGCGGTGCCACGCGAGGGCTACCGGATGCGCGACTACCTGGTGGAATGGCTGAGCTTCTGGGTACGCGAATTCGGCGTCGACGGCTTTCGCGCCGATACCGTCAAGCACGTCGAACTGGACAGCTGGGCGGCGCTGCGCCAGGCGGCCGACAAGGCGCGTGCCGAGTGGTCGGCGGCAAACCCCGATGATCCCATGAGCGGCAGTCCGTTCTGGATGGTCGGCGAGATGTTCGGCCACGGCCCGCAGGCCAGCGTTTACCAGGACCACGGTTTCGACGCGCTGATCAACTTCGACTTCCAGGGCGAGCTGGCCGCCAGGGGCAGCGAGTGCCTGCGCCAGATCGAGGACGGCTACCGCGACTACGCCGAACTGCTGGCCAACGACACGCGGCACAACTTCATGAGCTACGCCTCGTCCCACGACACCTCGCTGTTCTTCGCCGAACAGGGCGAGCGACTGGCGCGCCAGCGCGGCCTGGCCGGTGCGCTGCTGCTGGCCCCCGGCGCGGTGCAGATCTACTACGGCGACGAAAGCGCCCGCCCGCTCGGCCCCACGGGTTCGGACCCGCACCAGGGTACGCGCTCGTCGATGAACTGGGACGCCCAGCAGCAGGCGCCGATCGCCGAACTGCTGACGCACTGGCGCCTGCTCGGCCAGTTCCGCGCGCGCCACCCGGCGATCGGCGCCGGCCGCCACCAGCAGCTGTCCACCCAGCCCTACGCCTTCGCCCGCACCCTCGGCAAGGACCGGGTGGTGATAGTGCAGGGACGGTAA